The following is a genomic window from Chryseobacterium sp. StRB126.
TGGTGTATAAACACTATATTGAACATAAAACAATTTTGTTTTATGCTGCCGAACTATCTGTTTCTGAAAATTATCTTCATAGGTGCATTAAAGAAACGATAGGTGAGAGTCCCAAAGAATGGATTAATAAAGTAAGTATTTTGCAAAGTCAATTGCTCTTACAGGATTTAACCAAGAGCATTTCACAAATAGCTTTCGAACTTAATTATGGTGATCCCAGCTATTTTGGACGCCTGTTTAAGAAAATAAGTGGAGTAACACCTTCAGAGTACAGAATAACATTTATGCAGGATTTGTCCGAGTAAAGGTTGATTTAGTTTTAAAGTATTTCCTGTTTTCAGAGCACCTTTGTATTATTAAAATTCAAAGAAAATGAAAACATTGATTACTGTAAGAAATACTATCAGGAAAAGGTTTAAAACGTTTTTCCTTTTAAACACAGAGCGATTGTCAAAAGATCCTGCCTTTGTGTAATCGTTTCGGCTTTCTTCCTTTCAAACAAAAGCCATGGTCAGATTATTCAGGATGTTGCCGGTATTGCTGTCACGGCTCATCATAAAGCTAGCTTTAAAGATGTACCTTCAGAGAGTTCTCTGTCTGAAAATAAGTTCCAACTCAATACTTATGACGCATGGTTATCCATCCCTCCTTTCAAAATTGGTAAAACAAGTGTTGTTAGTAATCTGAACTATCGGATGATGGATTTTAATTATGACACAAATTCTATACAAGATCCCAATCGTATTGAAAGAATTCACGAGATAAAATCTGTTTTTATAATTAGGCACCCACTTTCTGAAAAATGGTCGGTTTTAGGAATAGCGATGCCAACTATCGCATCCGACTTTAAAAAACCGCTTTCTTTTGATGATTTAATTCTAGATGGAATATTCGGATTATCTAAAAAATTCGGCAGGGAGTCGAATCTTGAAATCGGACTCGGAGTTCATGTCTTACATTCTTTCGGGGAGACTTTGGTGACTCCAGGAATATCAATTGATTACCAAAGTATCGATAAAAAATGGTTAGCGCAATTTTATTGGCCGAGACTAAATGTACTTTATAGTCTAAGCCCAAATACACAAATAGGTTTAGCCGGATCGATCGATTGGACACGCTTTAACCTGAAAAATTATAAAGACTATCATCTTAAAGAAGTTGATTATGCTCAGTTTTCTACCATTCATGGAGGTCTTCAGGTTCACCAGCGCTTAGTGGGTGGAATCTGGCTGCAAGCTCAAGCCGGAATGGGACTTTTAAATCGGTATGAATTGTTCGATACCCATCAAAAAACAGTCAATGATTTCTCTGTCTCCAACATGGCTTATGGGAAAGTTACCATTACCTATCGTATCGGCAGAAAATAGACAAATAAAAATAATGAAAACAATTATTTTCAGTTTTGTGACCATACCATGTATTAGGAATTTTCAAGATCTGAAAATTAAATGAATCAAAACCAATTTCATCATCAATATCCAATTACAATTTTATGAACAGTACCAATTCTCTTGAATCAACTTTTAACTTTCGAGGCCTGATTACTGCAGCTCTGCCTGCTTATATTTTTCCTGCCTTAATGTCTTTTATATCTGGTTTTCTGCTTCAGAACAATAATCTTATGACAGCCAGTTACAGCAGCATTGGTTTGTCTTCCTTATTATCAACACTTTGCAGTTTTACCTTGCTTTGGCAGCTTGAGTCGAAACGAATATTAGTACGAAACAAGCTAATCAGATCTTTGTTGATCATTGTACTGATAATTGGTTTAGGGACCTTATGTATAAGGCTGTTCAATTGGCACCACGAACAGTTTAATATTTTATTCTCCGCATTTTTGGGTGCTACAATACTCATCATTCGTGACCTTGTGACCAAACGTAAAAGCTAAATTACTGATCTGTAAAAACTTATCAGCAGAAACATCTCAAACTAGAAAAAATGAAGAATAAAATAAATAGAATACCCATTAAGAATAGGGATATTGAACACTTAATCCATACTAAAAGATTCAACTTATTTCAATGAAAAAAATAAAACCAGTTATCGTTGTTTTTGGATGTACGGGTACCGTTGGAACAGTTGTAATGCAAGAGCTCAAGAGTCGGGATTGTATGGTAAGAGGTATTCTTCGAAACCCTGAAAGACCTTATCCGTTACCATTGGATAAAGTTCCATCGAATATAACCTATGCAAGTGCCGATTTAAATTCTGTTAACCAGCTTAAAGAAGTTTGCAAAGGAGCTGACGCTTTGTTTCTTTTAACAGCAACTGATCCCAACCAGGTAGAATATGAAATTAATGTTATCGATGCTGCAAGACAAAATGGTGTAAGACGAATCGTCAAGTTATCGGCTCCCATAGTGATGGCGCCAAAGGTATAGGTCAGCCAATGGCATAGCACAATAGATCAGTACCTTTGGCAAAATATGGATGAATATTGCTGCCTTAGGCCACATTCTTTTATGCAAAATTGGGAACGAAATACTTTTACCATTCAGTATTTTGGGAAAATTTACGGAGCACTTGGTACAGCACGAAGAAATTATATCGATTGTCGTGATGTAGCTGATATAGTCGTAAATTACTTGTTGACACCCGAAGAAATAAAAGAAAAGTCAGTGGTTCTTGCAGGTCCACAAGCCATTAGTCATATAGAAATGGCCGCTAAATTATCTCATGTGACCGGGCGTACTATTGAATATGTAAATGTAACACCGGAAGAACTGTTTAACCAGTTGGTCAACAAAGCGAAATTTCCTGTATGGCTGGCTAACCATATTGTAGAGCTTGATGAGCTAGCCATAAAAATTCCCGAACCGGAAAGGGATAATATCACCAATTTAATGTCACGAAAACCACGCATTATGGAAGAATATTTACAGGAAAATAGACATTTGTTTAAACGGAAACCATTATGGAAGTTGCTGTTTTAAGCTTCTTTGTGGTAAATTATACAAAAGTAGTCAATATTAGCTGTTGCATTCCTGCAGTATTTACTATTTATTTAGATCGTAAAAAACATTGCAACTGATGCTGCTGTCATAAAGAAAAATGTTGCCCATAATAAGCTTTTTGACAGCCACCTGCTTTTGAATTCTCCCATAATGTGTTCACTTGCAGATATGCGGATTATCAGAAACAAGAGGGGTACGGCAGCTACACCATTGAGAACTGCTGTGTAAACAAGGACTTTCACGGGATTAATCCCAATAAAATTCATGCAAAGGCCAATAAGTGTAGAAATAATAATGACCATATAAAATCCTTTTGCTTTGGTAAATTTCAGATCTAAACTTGCATTCCAGCTGAGAGCTTCAGAAACAGCATAAGATGCTGATCCTGATAGAACTGGAACAGCAAGGAGTCCCAAGCCGATGATACCAATTGCAAATATAATTTTTGATATCATCCCTGAATTGGGAAATGACTGAACTAAAGGTTCTAGAGCCTTTGCTGCATCAGCGGCAGTATTAATATCTGTTATGTGAGCGCTGTGTAAAACAGTTCCTCCAACCAAAATAATGCACCATGTAGTAAATTCAGAGATAATCATCCCTATATTATTATCTTTTCTCATCGCATGAATGTGGCGCCAGCCGATGCTGGGCTTTCCATCTTGAATCAGACCTTTTTTATTTTCTTCTTCCACTTCCTGAGATGTTTGCCAAAAGAACATATAGGGTGTAATAGTCGTCCCAAATACACCCGTGATCAAAGATGTTTTTTATAGCTAACAGGAATATAGATTTGTACGACAAAAAAATAATTGGCTGGAGTTTAAGTTCGGGGACGAGTAATGATTAGGCAAGTTTAGCCGCATGGAAAATGGCTGTCAAAAATAGAAAAATTGACCATGGATTAATTCTTAACTTAGATAGAAGAGTTCGATATGCAAATAACAAATTCATCATGATTCTTGAATTTTATAGTGTAAAGAGAAGAAAAAGCGGAAAAGATAGTTGTTTGTATAATGCATTAACTTAAAGTTTTTTCAAATCATTGAAAACAAAATTGATTTAAAATAAAATATACAAAATTATTTACTTTTTAACAAGAAAAAACCGCCTCAGTTGTGAGACGGCTTCTTTTCATTAAGCATAAATTTGAAATGTACTATTGATTAATAAAAGGATTTGACCATTTTTTATCCGTATATATATTTTTTCCGGAAAGGGTTTTAAGAAACGCTACAAGTGCTTTTTTTTCTTTTTCCGTGACTCTTAGGTTATCGGCAAGTGCCAAACGTATATCCAGCTTAGGATTCTTGCTGCTTTTTGGCACTTTATTATAATGATCTACAACACCTTCTAAAGTGGTAATAAGCCCCGAATGCATCATCGGTCCGTTGGATACCCCATTGCTGTTTACAAGATCCCGTAAGGAAGGAGATTTCGTAACGTTAATATCAATCCCGTTACTGTTGATTATATTAATGACTCCGTTATTACTGGAAATAGGAGCTATACTGAATTCAGGAGCTCCATGGCATCCGGCGCATCCAAGCCCACCAGCTATACGATCACCCCCGATCAGTAAACTCAGCACAGGAATCTCAAGGAAGAGCTTTTTACCTAAGTTTTCTTCTGCTGTAAAATTTGAGAATGAAGAAAAATCTGAAAAAGACTTGGCTCTGCCCTGATCATATTTAGAATCAAAGGAGGTAATACTTCTTACAAACTGAGCCAACGCATTCTGCATTTTACGTTCAGTAATATCAGAACTTCCATATGCTTTGGTAAATAATTCCTGATAGTAAGGTAGACCTTTAAGTCTGGTAATAAGATCATTCACTGAAAGGTCACCATTACTGCCGCTAAATCCCATTTCTATATGATCTTTAATCGGCATTGTGGTTTGGGTTTCTAAAGAGGAAGCTCTTTCATCCCAGAAAAAACGGGATTCAAGGGAAAATCTTGTATTGACCAGTCTCATGGAATGTCTTCCTGTCTGTCCGTTCACCCCTTGGCTTGCAATGCTGTTGTCTCCGAATGCCAGCTCCTGTTTATGGCAACTGGCACATGACACCGTATTGTTCGAGGAAAGATTCTTATCATAAAATAAAACCCTTCCCAAGGTCGCTCCTGCATCTGTTATCGGATTTAGAAAGGGAGCATTGTCTTGAATTATATACGAAGGAATCTCCTGATCTGAATAGTTTGCCAGATTATTCAGATCAATGTTATTTCCAAAAGTAGCTGCTAAAGCACCGGAGGATCTTTTATAGTTGGACAAAGCTGAAATTTCAGGATCTGCTTCGGAAATGGGTTCATAAAGTTCATCGTTTTGACATGATACTATGCCCAGCATTATGAAGAGCATAAGGAATAATTTTTTGTTTCTCATATAAAGGTATTTAAAATGTGTTAATCAGTAGTAATGTTAAAAAGCTTATAAGTACGCATAATGGAGCGTAGATAAGCGTATCTCTTTTGGAAAATGGAGTATTTTTTATTTTCTTAAAAAAACCGATGTATCTAAAATCTCCTACTGCTCTTATAAAAAACAGGAAAGTATTTATCCATAAAATAGGCAGCGAAAATCTACTGGGAAAGACAATTGCTGATACAGGCAGCAAAAAACAAAAGCCTGTAATAAGACAAACGAAGGCACTCGGTTCAAAAAGCGGAATTTGGTTTTCTGTTGTGGGAACTGCCAAATTCTTACCCCATGTCCCTCCCAATGCCCAATAGATGTGCAGAAATGATATTGACAGAATAATAATCAGTAAAATATATCCGGTTATATTCATATAATATTTTCCTTGATTTTTAAGATTTAAGCCAGTTTTGCATAATATTTTTTCCCTTTGGAGTAAGAAAACTCTCAGGATGATATTGCAGTCCGGTAATATCATATTTTTCATGCCTCAGAGACATGATGGTGTCCTGATCATCAGTAGATGTTATGACCAGGTTTTGAGGCAGATTACAGTTTTCCACCACCCAGCTGTGATATCTTGCGACTTCTATATGATCAGGCAATTCTGTATAAATTTTTTCATTTTTGTTAAGTGAAATTATGGAACTTACTCCGTGATAAACTTGAGAAGTATTGATAAGGTGAGCTCCAAAAGCGACTCCTATGGCCTGATGCCCTAAACAGATACCCAATATTTTTTTTGAATGCTTATAAGTCTCAATCAAAGGAATGCATAGTCCGGCATCCTGCGGTATTCCGGGACCGGGAGAGAGGACAATAGCATTATAATCCTGTGCTAGTTCCAGCTGGAAGGCATCATTCCTGTAAACGTCAATCTTATAGTCACCACATTCGGAAATGAGCTGTTTGAGGTTGTAGGTAAATGAATCATAATTGTCTACAAGCAGTATTTTTTTCATAAGGTATATGATGTAAATTCTTTTAACGTGTTCAGAATTAAAGTGATTTTATTGTTTACTTCTTCCAACTCTTTTTGAGGGTCAGACGATATGACAACGCCGGCTCCGGCGCGGTAAGCCATCACTCCGTTTTCGAATAAGGCACTTCTTATAAGAATACAGGTATTGATATCATTATTAAATCCTATCCAGCCAAGTAATCCTCCATAGTATGAACGACCGCTGCTTTCTATATCATCAATAAGTTGTACCGCCTTGTATTTAGGCGCTCCGCTTAATGTTCCTGCGGGTAGAAACTCTTTAACCAGGCGGATCGTATTAAGCTCTGTATTTAGTTTTCCCTGCACCTGGCTTACCATATGGATAACATTATTATAATGTTCTATGGTTTTCAGTTTACTGATCTGTACATCATTTGCATATCTGCTGAGGTCGTTCCTTGCCAAATCAATCAGCATATTGTGTTCTGCATTTTCTTTAGGGTCTGCTAGCAGCTCTTTTTCCAGTAATGCATCTTTTTCTTCATGCATTGTTTTTTTGTAGGTTCCTGCGATGGGTTTTACTATTGCCAAATCATCTGAAGAACTGAAATGAGTCTCCGGTGATGCTCCTGCTATTGTATAGTTTTCTTCATCCAGAAAGAAATAATACTGGGCATTGTTGTTTTTCAGCTTCACAAAAAATGTCCACGGATCGCCTGCATAGTTTCTGGAAAATCTTCGGGAAACCACCAGCTGGAATACATTTCCTATCTGGCAGTGATGTTTTGCTTTATTCACTTTTTCTAAAAACTCTTCCTCTGTACAGTCTTTTTCTTCTGTGTTGGATACTGAAAATCCTTTTAATCCGGTATTTAAGGTGTATTTCAGCTGTTCTTTCATTTCCGTGATCTCATCGTTTTCTCCATTATAATAGTTATTGATGCAGACAACCTGTGAGAGGGTGGTATTGAAAACATAAATATATCGGTACAGAGAAAATTTAAAGAGTGGTAACTGGCTGCTTTCTCTTTCCTCAGCGTATTTTTTCAGAGAAATATTTTCTATAAGCTGTATAGAATCATAGCTGCTGAAACCTAAAAGACCGTTATACTGATGAGAAATATTTTCCGGGGTATTTTTTTTCTGCCATTCGGCTGTTTTACCCCAAAAATTAAGCTCGTCAGTTTCTATTGTTTCTGTCTTTTCACCTGATCTGTATTGAAGCTCATTCATATTATTTGACTGTAATGAGGCAATAGATTCTGCCGCAATAAAAACCAGCTTGTGATTGTCATTGTTTACAGCTTCAGAAACTTCAAACCAAATAGAACTTGTGGCTTTCTGCCTCAGAGAGTTATAAAAACTCTTCATATCAAAGTTTTCGGGGTAATCTGAACTTATATGAGAAGAAAAGATCTTAGTTTCTTTCATGGATTTAGTGTATTAAATCATTTATTATTTTACTTAGCAGGGCAGAGGTCTGCTTCGGATACTGGAACATAAAAAAATGTCCTCCCTCTACAGGAAAATAGCTTGTAGTATTGGACGTATGACGGTTCCAATCTTTATAGCAGTCTTTATTATTATACAGCTCATCATTTTCTGCTATGATTACTGCCAAAGGAGTTTCGATGATAATGGACGGCCAGTCTTCAACAGGATTTTCTTCTAAAAGTGCTGTATCTTTTTCCATAATCTCTATCCGTTTCTGCTGTACTCTCTGAAAAATCGGGGCATTTTTGCTTCTTTCATATTTCGTTGGAAGAATATCAAGCAGCAGGGCATTCCGCTTTTCTCTCGGCATCGGCAGTTCTGCAGACTGAAACAGGGGAGCCCGCATCCCTGAAACGATCAATCCTTTTGGCGTATAATCGTTCTGTAGATTAAATAAGATAAGAAGGCCTAAAACAGCTCCCATACTATGTCCCCACAATATGAAAGGTTGGTCTTTACTTATCAGCCTGCTTCTGATTTTATCCGAAATATCTTCTATAGTTTCTTCTAATGTTGAATGAAAAGGTTCCGTACTTCTCATTCCCCTTCCCGGCAGTTCTACATAATGTACCTCCACATCTTCCGTATTCAGTACATTGGCTACATTAGACATTGAGGAAGATGAGCCGCCCGCATAAGGAATACAGAACAATAGTGTTTTGTATTCCATCTAAACAGATAATTTACTTTTATCTATAAACATTACGGTTACTTTTCCTTTTGCACAGACAGAACCTTCTGCCGATGCTTTTACATAAATAGAGCAGGCGGGCCCTTTTCTCCAGTCTATACTTACCTCCAGCTGCAGCAAGCATCCTGGTAATACCGACTTTAGAAAATT
Proteins encoded in this region:
- a CDS encoding anthranilate synthase component I family protein produces the protein MKETKIFSSHISSDYPENFDMKSFYNSLRQKATSSIWFEVSEAVNNDNHKLVFIAAESIASLQSNNMNELQYRSGEKTETIETDELNFWGKTAEWQKKNTPENISHQYNGLLGFSSYDSIQLIENISLKKYAEERESSQLPLFKFSLYRYIYVFNTTLSQVVCINNYYNGENDEITEMKEQLKYTLNTGLKGFSVSNTEEKDCTEEEFLEKVNKAKHHCQIGNVFQLVVSRRFSRNYAGDPWTFFVKLKNNNAQYYFFLDEENYTIAGASPETHFSSSDDLAIVKPIAGTYKKTMHEEKDALLEKELLADPKENAEHNMLIDLARNDLSRYANDVQISKLKTIEHYNNVIHMVSQVQGKLNTELNTIRLVKEFLPAGTLSGAPKYKAVQLIDDIESSGRSYYGGLLGWIGFNNDINTCILIRSALFENGVMAYRAGAGVVISSDPQKELEEVNNKITLILNTLKEFTSYTL
- a CDS encoding DUF3995 domain-containing protein codes for the protein MKNMILPDCNIILRVFLLQREKILCKTGLNLKNQGKYYMNITGYILLIIILSISFLHIYWALGGTWGKNLAVPTTENQIPLFEPSAFVCLITGFCFLLPVSAIVFPSRFSLPILWINTFLFFIRAVGDFRYIGFFKKIKNTPFSKRDTLIYAPLCVLISFLTLLLINTF
- a CDS encoding thioesterase II family protein yields the protein MEYKTLLFCIPYAGGSSSSMSNVANVLNTEDVEVHYVELPGRGMRSTEPFHSTLEETIEDISDKIRSRLISKDQPFILWGHSMGAVLGLLILFNLQNDYTPKGLIVSGMRAPLFQSAELPMPREKRNALLLDILPTKYERSKNAPIFQRVQQKRIEIMEKDTALLEENPVEDWPSIIIETPLAVIIAENDELYNNKDCYKDWNRHTSNTTSYFPVEGGHFFMFQYPKQTSALLSKIINDLIH
- a CDS encoding anthranilate synthase component II gives rise to the protein MKKILLVDNYDSFTYNLKQLISECGDYKIDVYRNDAFQLELAQDYNAIVLSPGPGIPQDAGLCIPLIETYKHSKKILGICLGHQAIGVAFGAHLINTSQVYHGVSSIISLNKNEKIYTELPDHIEVARYHSWVVENCNLPQNLVITSTDDQDTIMSLRHEKYDITGLQYHPESFLTPKGKNIMQNWLKS
- a CDS encoding DUF6268 family outer membrane beta-barrel protein gives rise to the protein MDFNYDTNSIQDPNRIERIHEIKSVFIIRHPLSEKWSVLGIAMPTIASDFKKPLSFDDLILDGIFGLSKKFGRESNLEIGLGVHVLHSFGETLVTPGISIDYQSIDKKWLAQFYWPRLNVLYSLSPNTQIGLAGSIDWTRFNLKNYKDYHLKEVDYAQFSTIHGGLQVHQRLVGGIWLQAQAGMGLLNRYELFDTHQKTVNDFSVSNMAYGKVTITYRIGRK
- a CDS encoding NRAMP family divalent metal transporter, encoding MITGVFGTTITPYMFFWQTSQEVEEENKKGLIQDGKPSIGWRHIHAMRKDNNIGMIISEFTTWCIILVGGTVLHSAHITDINTAADAAKALEPLVQSFPNSGMISKIIFAIGIIGLGLLAVPVLSGSASYAVSEALSWNASLDLKFTKAKGFYMVIIISTLIGLCMNFIGINPVKVLVYTAVLNGVAAVPLLFLIIRISASEHIMGEFKSRWLSKSLLWATFFFMTAASVAMFFTI
- a CDS encoding cytochrome-c peroxidase, producing the protein MRNKKLFLMLFIMLGIVSCQNDELYEPISEADPEISALSNYKRSSGALAATFGNNIDLNNLANYSDQEIPSYIIQDNAPFLNPITDAGATLGRVLFYDKNLSSNNTVSCASCHKQELAFGDNSIASQGVNGQTGRHSMRLVNTRFSLESRFFWDERASSLETQTTMPIKDHIEMGFSGSNGDLSVNDLITRLKGLPYYQELFTKAYGSSDITERKMQNALAQFVRSITSFDSKYDQGRAKSFSDFSSFSNFTAEENLGKKLFLEIPVLSLLIGGDRIAGGLGCAGCHGAPEFSIAPISSNNGVINIINSNGIDINVTKSPSLRDLVNSNGVSNGPMMHSGLITTLEGVVDHYNKVPKSSKNPKLDIRLALADNLRVTEKEKKALVAFLKTLSGKNIYTDKKWSNPFINQ
- a CDS encoding SDR family oxidoreductase, yielding MKKIKPVIVVFGCTGTVGTVVMQELKSRDCMVRGILRNPERPYPLPLDKVPSNITYASADLNSVNQLKEVCKGADALFLLTATDPNQVEYEINVIDAARQNGVRRIVKLSAPIVMAPKV